CCTGACAGATTTTTTTCAGAGAATAAAGACTTTGTCAAGCGTTATCTGGCATATACATCTTCGGATGAATATAAGGATTCGCCTACGTACAAGCTAATGACACTGATGAAAGAATTTAATAGTGCAAACGGTTATTATGATGTTTTTATTCCTGCAATGAAGCAGCTAAGTGCTTCATATGCAAGGTATTATCAACAACTTGAGAATGCGAAGGATATGCTTGATATCTAGATATTCTATAAGCCCCCAGCAGCGCTTTATATAGCATTGCTGGGGGCTTTTTTTAGCCAAGAACATATGTAGCGATCAGTTGATCTAGCTTTCGAATATCAACATCTTTTTTGAGATTAAGTTTAAAATGCCCGGACTTTGTCCAAAATTCCATTTCGGTGTTAACGTCCAACATTCCAGGGGCGTTTTCGCTCGAATACATATCAATAGATTTAAAAGGAATCGAATAGACCTCGACTTTTCTTCCGGTGATACCTTGCTTGTCGGCGATGATAAATCGCTTGTTTGTAACAACTGCAACATCACGAATTGTTTTATAAGCAGCTACAGGCTTTTCCCCAGGTACAAGAATCTGTAAGACTTCCGGTGGAATTCGATCAGCCTCTTGGGTAAATGTCCATGTTAAGATTTCACTAATATTTGCCATAATACTCCTCCATATCTTTTGACATTATTGTAGGACATAAAACTATTTGTGTCCAGTTTGTGTGTTCATTCTATTTTATATTTGTGCCGTCTAAAAAACGAATGAAAAGTTACTTTATACGATGCAGGGTTAAAGGGTTTTCAAGAGCAAGTAGTTCCTGCTTGATATCAAGCCCCCCAGCATATCCCACGAGACGATGGTTGGAGCCAATGACACGGTGGCAAGGAATGAAGATCATGAGGGGATTTTTGTTATTGGCCATACCTACAGCGCGATATGCTTTTGGATTGTTGATGGCCAATGCAATATCTTTATAGGAACGGGTTTGTCCATAGGGAATCTGCTGTAGCGCCCTCCAAACACGTTGCTGGAACGCGGTGCCTTGTGGAGCGAGGGGAAGGTCAAAAACTTGACGTTCTTTGTTAAAGTATTCACTTAATTGTTGGAATGCGGCGTCTGAGACGTTGGAGGGTTCATTTGGAGTATCTATGTGAGTAACAATAGAGGCAGAGGTAATATTATTATGTTCATATCCAATTCGAAATATTCGCCTATTAAATTGTGAAAAGGTATAATACG
This sequence is a window from Vallitaleaceae bacterium 9-2. Protein-coding genes within it:
- a CDS encoding methylated-DNA--[protein]-cysteine S-methyltransferase, with the protein product MPKYAYYTFSQFNRRIFRIGYEHNNITSASIVTHIDTPNEPSNVSDAAFQQLSEYFNKERQVFDLPLAPQGTAFQQRVWRALQQIPYGQTRSYKDIALAINNPKAYRAVGMANNKNPLMIFIPCHRVIGSNHRLVGYAGGLDIKQELLALENPLTLHRIK
- a CDS encoding PH domain-containing protein, encoding MANISEILTWTFTQEADRIPPEVLQILVPGEKPVAAYKTIRDVAVVTNKRFIIADKQGITGRKVEVYSIPFKSIDMYSSENAPGMLDVNTEMEFWTKSGHFKLNLKKDVDIRKLDQLIATYVLG